One Vitis riparia cultivar Riparia Gloire de Montpellier isolate 1030 chromosome 4, EGFV_Vit.rip_1.0, whole genome shotgun sequence genomic window carries:
- the LOC117912516 gene encoding fructose-bisphosphate aldolase 1, chloroplastic isoform X1 encodes MASASLLKSSPVLDKSEWVKGQSLRQPSVSVVRCNPVAPSALTIRAGSYADELVKTAKTIASPGRGILAMDESNATCGKRLASIGLENTEANRQAYRTLLVTAPGLGNYISGAILFEETLYQSTTDGKKMVDVLVEQKIVPGIKVDKGLVPLVGSNDESWCQGLDGLASRSAAYYQQGARFAKWRTVVSIPNGPSALAVKEAAWGLARYAAISQDNGLVPIVEPEILLDGEHGIDRTFEVAQKVWAEVFFYLAENNVMFEGILLKPSMVTPGAECKDKATPEQVAQYTLKLLSRRIPPAVPGIMFLSGGQSEVEATLNLNAMNQAPNPWHVSFSYARALQNTCLKTWGGRPENVKEAQDTLLLRAKANSLAQLGKYTGEGESEESKKGMFVKGYVY; translated from the exons ATGGCATCTGCCTCTCTTCTCAAGTCATCTCCGGTTCTCGACAAGTCGGAGTGGGTGAAGGGCCAGTCACTTCGCCAACCCTCCGTTTCCGTGGTCCGCTGCAACCCTGTTGCTCCCTCAGCGCTCACCATTCGAGCTGGCTCATACGCTGATGAGCTTGTCAAAACCGCG AAAACTATTGCCTCTCCTGGGCGTGGAATCTTGGCGATGGATGAGTCAAATGCTACCTGCGGGAAGCGTCTGGCATCAATTGGGCTAGAGAACACGGAGGCCAACCGCCAGGCTTACAGAACACTCCTGGTTACGGCACCTGGGCTTGGCAACTACATCTCAGGAGCTATCCTCTTCGAGGAGACACTCTACCAATCCACCACTGACGGGAAGAAGATGGTTGATGTGCTTGTTGAGCAGAAAATTGTGCCTGGTATTAAGGTTGACAAG GGTTTGGTTCCTCTGGTCGGTTCAAACGACGAGTCTTGGTGCCAGGGTCTAGATGGCCTCGCCTCCCGCTCTGCTGCTTACTATCAGCAGGGTGCTCGTTTCGCAAAATG GCGCACGGTTGTGAGCATTCCCAACGGCCCATCTGCCCTTGCTGTGAAGGAAGCAGCCTGGGGTCTGGCTCGCTATGCTGCCATCTCTCAG GACAATGGATTGGTGCCAATCGTGGAGCCGGAGATTCTGCTTGATGGGGAACATGGGATCGACAGGACCTTTGAAGTGGCCCAGAAGGTATGGGCTGAGGTTTTCTTCTACCTTGCTGAGAACAATGTCATGTTTGAAGGTATCCTTCTCAAGCCCAGCATGGTTACTCCTGGGGCCGAGTGCAAGGACAAAGCCACACCTGAACAGGTTGCCCAATACACCCTCAAGCTCCTCAGCCGAAGAATCCCCCCAGCTGTCCCTGGAATCATG TTTTTATCTGGTGGGCAATCTGAGGTGGAAGCTACCCTCAACCTGAATGCAATGAACCAAGCTCCTAACCCATGGCACGTGTCCTTCTCATACGCAAGAGCCCTTCAGAACACTTGCTTGAAGACGTGGGGAGGAAGGCCTGAGAACGTGAAGGAGGCTCAAGATACTCTTCTTCTCAGGGCAAAGGCCAACTCTCTTGCTCAGCTTGGCAAGTATACCGGCGAGGGAGAGTCTGAGGAGTCCAAGAAAGGAATGTTCGTGAAGGGTTATGTCTACTAA
- the LOC117912516 gene encoding fructose-bisphosphate aldolase 1, chloroplastic isoform X2, protein MASASLLKSSPVLDKSEWVKGQSLRQPSVSVVRCNPVAPSALTIRAGSYADELVKTAKTIASPGRGILAMDESNATCGKRLASIGLENTEANRQAYRTLLVTAPGLGNYISGAILFEETLYQSTTDGKKMVDVLVEQKIVPGIKVDKGLVPLVGSNDESWCQGLDGLASRSAAYYQQGARFAKWRTVVSIPNGPSALAVKEAAWGLARYAAISQDNGLVPIVEPEILLDGEHGIDRTFEVAQKVWAEVFFYLAENNVMFEGILLKPSMVTPGAECKDKATPEQVAQYTLKLLSRRIPPAVPGIMVCVHPEKINQSIILSLSPSYTQRLTQISKSLIF, encoded by the exons ATGGCATCTGCCTCTCTTCTCAAGTCATCTCCGGTTCTCGACAAGTCGGAGTGGGTGAAGGGCCAGTCACTTCGCCAACCCTCCGTTTCCGTGGTCCGCTGCAACCCTGTTGCTCCCTCAGCGCTCACCATTCGAGCTGGCTCATACGCTGATGAGCTTGTCAAAACCGCG AAAACTATTGCCTCTCCTGGGCGTGGAATCTTGGCGATGGATGAGTCAAATGCTACCTGCGGGAAGCGTCTGGCATCAATTGGGCTAGAGAACACGGAGGCCAACCGCCAGGCTTACAGAACACTCCTGGTTACGGCACCTGGGCTTGGCAACTACATCTCAGGAGCTATCCTCTTCGAGGAGACACTCTACCAATCCACCACTGACGGGAAGAAGATGGTTGATGTGCTTGTTGAGCAGAAAATTGTGCCTGGTATTAAGGTTGACAAG GGTTTGGTTCCTCTGGTCGGTTCAAACGACGAGTCTTGGTGCCAGGGTCTAGATGGCCTCGCCTCCCGCTCTGCTGCTTACTATCAGCAGGGTGCTCGTTTCGCAAAATG GCGCACGGTTGTGAGCATTCCCAACGGCCCATCTGCCCTTGCTGTGAAGGAAGCAGCCTGGGGTCTGGCTCGCTATGCTGCCATCTCTCAG GACAATGGATTGGTGCCAATCGTGGAGCCGGAGATTCTGCTTGATGGGGAACATGGGATCGACAGGACCTTTGAAGTGGCCCAGAAGGTATGGGCTGAGGTTTTCTTCTACCTTGCTGAGAACAATGTCATGTTTGAAGGTATCCTTCTCAAGCCCAGCATGGTTACTCCTGGGGCCGAGTGCAAGGACAAAGCCACACCTGAACAGGTTGCCCAATACACCCTCAAGCTCCTCAGCCGAAGAATCCCCCCAGCTGTCCCTGGAATCATGGTATGCGTCCATCCGGagaaaatcaatcaatcaattattctctctctctctc cctcatACACTCAACGACTAACTCAAATATCTAAGTCGTTAATCTTTTGA